DNA from Alnus glutinosa chromosome 2, dhAlnGlut1.1, whole genome shotgun sequence:
GGCACTCGGGCCttttatatgaatattttagctGCCACAAAGCTCGCACGCATCTCATGTGGTTTGAATTTAGCATACTGTATCCAGTAGCATTCTCCTTTGAAAACTGTTAATACTTTTCATTTGTAATTCGTGATCCTTTCATTTGTAATTGGAAATTTCAAGATTCAACAGACTTTATTTTTGCTGAAACACCTTACTACCCTCAAACACAAAAGTTGAAGTCATCTCTTCTTTGCTACCAACTTACAACCAAATGTTTTGGCCTTTGCAGAcatcaaaattgaaaatattgctACAATGATGAAAAGAGACAATTCAATGTTATGATCTAATAAAGATGGGAGAAGAGTAGTGAAAGAAGATGTTATTTAAGacgtaaacaaaaaatatcacTTGTTCATGGCCTCGTATATTCATAAAACCCCGCAGCAATTCCCGCTTGTAGTGGCAATCACCACTCAGATGACCAGCCCGAATCTGTTTCACATAGATAAAAGAATGTTACTAATttgatgaaaagaaaaaataatctAAGGAGTAAAAAATTTCCATCACGACTGAAACAAACCTCACTACAAGCATGGTGAGCACAATTAGCCCAGTCCAGGTTTGCAGCACGACAGTCATCATAAGCATGAATTAGCTCATGTATCACCACTTGGTTGACCTCATCTTGAATGCTCATGTGATTACTACACACCATAATCTAAAAACAAATGCATACAAAAACAGCAATTTAGCAATTAATGACCATGTTGGGTGtacaaaattcaaacttttttatacCTAAAACACTATGCTCGCATAGAATGAACATTCGAAAACCCAATACCATAATTTAAGACTGCTAAAACAACAAAACCCCAACTACATCGGAGCACaaaattttaatcttttttttttgaaaattttaatcttaaaagcttaatcTCAATTATAAACCCGAAAGTAATTCAATTGAACAAACAATAATACCCCTTCACCGCGAACGTAACCGCCGCTAATCAGCTTGTCGCAATGGACGGCCTTGATGAAGTTGTCCccaaccacgcaccccgccttctccaaatgctccatcAGAAACTTCACCATTGGACCTGTCAGAGCAAAACCCAAGAAATGAATGAAGTCCGTGGAACAGATATTCCCTGTTTCGTTGCCCGGAAAATCagtgggaaaagaaaagaaaagaaattgaaaaaatgtaataaaatcctaaaaccctaaaccctaattaGAGAAGAGGTTTTGAAGTACTTCGGAGACTCCGCCGGATCATGTCTTGGCATTCCTCTATGGACTTGCCACCGTTGACGGCGGAGGAGAAGCTTCCGGATCCGGATCCGGGTTCCGGGGCGGTCTCCTCTGCCATTTTCTTTGTGTGCGTGTGAGAGCTTGGTTTGTGTAACAGTGTTTTTTTGGTGTCTTTCCTCGCGAAGTGATTGGCGGGTCAACGGTCggttcgggtttttttttgggttggcgCGGGGGGGCGGGTGGGGTTAGGCTAGCTGGGTACGGTTCGCTTCCGTTCGATGTAGGTTGGTTAAACGGCACAAATTTTATTTGCCGTTTTTATGATCAGTCAAAATTCTTTTGCCTTCGAGCATAAATCTGCAGCAATGCTCTAAAACCAttgtaaatatttaattaatataaggCAAAAATCACGTACGTATAGCAGCTTGTATTTTTCCTctttaaaacatatattttgctttttgattagctatttctAGGCCAGCACTCCTATAActtatgtattctttttttaatcatttttctctctctttttgctatagtcatttctctctctctctctctctcttctcttttggtggtttaagaaaatgaaaaaaagaaaaaagaaaataaagaattaaaaaatcttttcaagtttgtattgaaaaaatagtgaaaaaaaaagtagaaaattgTGCTTTTTAATAGCTAAAATGCATAGCATTTTTTATAGACACTCTTAGGATCGATTTGACAATCGATCCTCTAGCTACCATTATTCTTTTGTTGGAAGATCGATTATTTAGGTGGCTTCTAGGACAAGAATAGGGCTTTGTGTATTATGTGTGCATAAGATACAAGTGGGAGGTGCcacattaaaaattgaagacGCGTGACACACCAACTTGCGTCTTCAAAATGGTACGGAACACAAACCAAAGCCCGGGAGCATTAGCGAAaagataaaaacttaaaaaggaTGAGGAGAGGAGGTGGACTTGCTTTAAGCTGGAAGTATATATATTAGGGATCATATACTtcaaaggaaatatatatattcagtgaACTTCACAATGTATATGACTTGATATAGATGGAATCATTTTTCGTAGTGCTTAACTTGTGTAGGTAAAATCAGCCTAATGAatgcaaaatccaaattcaCCATTTGTGCCTCAAAGATTGTTTTGAGGTCCGAGAGGATTAGCTAGGTCCTCAAGTCAATCCACAGGAGGCTTGTTTGGTGTTATTGAAGGTTTGATAAGATCCAGATCGGGTGTGCAATTGGCAATTAACCTCGTTGCACCTGATGTTCATCTGTTCAATAATGCTAGAGTTGTGGCTCAATTTGTCTCGAGTGAGTGCTATTCTTAATTAACTGATTTACTAATAGGTATAGAGTATTAAGTATGTCAATTCCTGTTCACGTGTATGTATATAAGAATATATAATATAGGTCAACGTACTCTAACACgattgacccatttaattaaacgtgtATAGTTTGAGTCGTATTAAAAATTGCTAATCTTAAATGTCGCATGTCGAGTTTAGGTTGTATCAAGGCATAAATGtaaaactatataggtcaaccataaTCCAACCCATTTAATTTAACAATTAGATCTCCCAATCTTAACACGCTGATTTCATGTTAAGTTCGCAAGTCATGTCGAAATTGAATTGACCGCCCTGCATGATGTTAATTAACGTCCATAGATAAAATGGTATACTAATATATAATAGTAGCTTTATGAAGAAATTGGATATGAAAATTAATCCTAATTACGGTCAAGGTGGGCACAATAGGCCCTTTTTTgcttgttaatttttattatgtttgtagagaaaaatgtttttaaatttgAGGAAATTAATTGTACTAAATTTAATTACAACCTGGTGTATCTAATTTGAACC
Protein-coding regions in this window:
- the LOC133860002 gene encoding mitochondrial inner membrane protease ATP23 — translated: MAEETAPEPGSGSGSFSSAVNGGKSIEECQDMIRRSLRSPMVKFLMEHLEKAGCVVGDNFIKAVHCDKLISGGYVRGEGIMVCSNHMSIQDEVNQVVIHELIHAYDDCRAANLDWANCAHHACSEIRAGHLSGDCHYKRELLRGFMNIRGHEQECVRRRVMKSVIANPYCSEAAAKDAMEAVWDVCYNDTQPFDRAP